From Haemophilus parainfluenzae:
CATTTCGTCCAGAAAATAAAAGCCACTTTGTACACAGTAAAGCGATTCCTGAAGGTGCACAAAAATTCCAATCTGAAGAAGATCAAGAGCTTACGATCACTTTAGATAAAGAAGGTGTGTATGTTTATAGTTGTCCAGTACACCGTTCAATGAATATGAATGGTGTGATTCAAGTGGGTGATAATCTACCAAACAAAGAACAAGCGGAGAAAGTGGTGAAAGATCTTGAGAAGAAATCCATGACGAATAAAGGTCGTCTTGAAAAATATTTTGCTCAAGTAAAATAATTATTGAAATCGATGCGCCAGTTTAATGATTGGCGCATCTTATTTTATAGGTAGATGCTGTCTAGCTATAAATAAAAAAACCTTACTTGTTACAGTAAGGTTTTTTTCATCTTTAACGCTTAATTATTTTGCAGCTGGAGCAGCTGGTGCTGCAGGTGCAAATTTTTGTGCTAAATCAGCACCGTCTTTTTGTAATTTAGCGACTGCAGCTTGTAGTTTTTCAACTTTAGCTTGGTAAGCTTTAGTTTGTTCTTCAGTTGGTGCTTTAGTTGCTAAGTTTAATTGATCAACTAATAATTCACTTGATAACGCAAGTACTTCTTTATTTTGATCTTTGATGTTTTTCACT
This genomic window contains:
- a CDS encoding pseudoazurin, which codes for MKKIVLAALVGLSFTAQAAHYDIKMLNSNSEGSMVFEPGYLKVQPGDTVTFRPENKSHFVHSKAIPEGAQKFQSEEDQELTITLDKEGVYVYSCPVHRSMNMNGVIQVGDNLPNKEQAEKVVKDLEKKSMTNKGRLEKYFAQVK